One region of Trachemys scripta elegans isolate TJP31775 chromosome 8, CAS_Tse_1.0, whole genome shotgun sequence genomic DNA includes:
- the RAB24 gene encoding ras-related protein Rab-24, translated as MSGQRVDVKVVMLGKEYVGKTSLVERYVHNRFLVGPYQNTIGAAFVAKVMSVRGRTVTLGIWDTAGSERYEAMSRIYYRGARAAIVCYDLTDSSSFQRAKFWVTELQNFEENCRIYLCGTKSDLLEEDRKKRGIDFHDVQDYADEIKAELFETSSKTGQSVDELFQKVAEDYVQLMAFQVMTEDEGVDLSQKNSTYFYSCCHH; from the exons aTGAGTGGGCAGCGTGTGGATGTCAAAGTAGTGATGCTGGGAAAggagtatgtgggcaagaccaGCCTGGTGGAGAGATATGTCCATAACCGCTTCCTCGTTGGACCCTATCAAAAC ACGATCGGGGCTGCGTTTGTGGCCAAAGTGATGTCAGTCAGGGGCCGGACGGTAACCTTGGGGATCTGG GACACGGCTGGGTCGGAGCGCTACGAGGCCATGAGTCGGATATACTACCGAGGGGCCAGAGCTGCCATTGTGTGTTATG ATCTCACGGATAGCAGCAGCTTTCAGCGAGCTAAGTTCTGGGTGACAGAGCTGCAGAACTTCGAGGAG AACTGCCGGATCTATCTGTGTGGCACCAAGAGCGACCTGTTGGAAGAGGACAGGAAGAAGCGGGGCATTGACTTCCATGATGTGCAGGATTATGCAGACG AGATTAAGGCTGAGCTCTTTGAAACCTCCAGTAAGACAGGCCAGAGCGTGG ATGAGCTGTTCCAGAAGGTGGCTGAGGATTATGTCCAGCTCATGGCCTTCCAGGTGATGACAG AGGATGAAGGCGTAGACCTGAGCCAGAAGAACAGCACCTACTTCTacagctgctgccaccactga